The following are encoded together in the Perca fluviatilis chromosome 23, GENO_Pfluv_1.0, whole genome shotgun sequence genome:
- the yeats4 gene encoding YEATS domain-containing protein 4 yields MFKKMTEFGPDSGGRVKGITIVKPIVFGNVARYFGKKREEDGHTHQWSVYVKPYRNEDMSAYVKKIQFKLHESYGNPLRVVTKPPYEITETGWGEFEIIIKIFFIDPNERPVTLYHLLKLFQSDSSAMPKKTVVSEFYDEMIFQDPTAMMQQLLTTSRQLTLGAYKHETEFGELEQRTKEKMEAAKKRTSQEITELKDKLKASRENINHLKAEIRKLEEDGDHKDH; encoded by the exons GGAATAACCATTGTGAAGCCCATTGTGTTTGGGAACGTTGCCCGTTACTttggaaaaaagagagaggaggatggaCACACACATCAGTGGTCTGTCTATGTGAAGCCTTACAGAAATGAG GATATGTCTGCTTATGTGAAAAAGATCCAGTTTAAGCTACATGAGAGCTATGGTAACCCACTGAGAG TGGTGACTAAGCCTCCATATGAGATTACAGAGACGGGCTGGGGGGAGTTTGAAATCATCATCAAGATCTTCTTCATTGACCCCAATGAGAGACCT gtgacTTTGTACCATCTGTTGAAGCTGTTCCAGTCAGACTCCAGTGCCATGCCTAAGAAGACCGTTGTCTCTGAATTCTATGATGAAATG ATCTTCCAGGATCCTACAGCCATGATGCAGCAGCTACTGACCACGTCGAGACAACTCACCCTTGGAGCATACAAGCATGAGACAGaat tCGGTGAGCTGGAGCAGAGGACCAAGGAAAAAATGGAAGCAGCAAAGAAGAGAACCAGCCAGGAAATCACAGAGCTGAAAGATAAACTAAAAGCCAGCAGAGAAAACATCAACCACCTAAAGGCAGAAATCCGGAAACTGGAGGAGGACGGAGACCACAAGGACCACTGA